Proteins encoded together in one Catellatospora citrea window:
- the sufU gene encoding Fe-S cluster assembly sulfur transfer protein SufU encodes MQLDQLYQEIILDHYKRPQGRGLREPFAADVHHVNPTCGDEITLRVALDGETISDISYDGQGCSISQASASVLYELLNGRKVDDALAVHAAFVELMGGKGQVEPDEEVLGDAVAFAGVAKYPARVKCALLSWMALKDAVAQAVALEKEEV; translated from the coding sequence ATGCAGCTTGACCAGCTCTACCAGGAGATCATCCTGGACCACTACAAGCGCCCGCAGGGGCGCGGGTTGCGCGAGCCGTTCGCAGCGGACGTGCACCACGTCAACCCGACCTGCGGCGACGAGATCACCCTCCGGGTCGCCCTGGACGGGGAGACGATCAGCGACATCTCGTACGACGGCCAGGGCTGCTCCATCAGCCAGGCGTCCGCGAGCGTGCTCTACGAGCTGCTGAACGGCCGCAAGGTCGACGACGCGCTCGCGGTGCACGCCGCGTTCGTCGAGCTGATGGGCGGCAAGGGCCAGGTCGAGCCCGACGAGGAGGTGCTGGGGGACGCGGTCGCGTTCGCCGGCGTCGCCAAGTACCCCGCGCGGGTCAAATGCGCGCTGCTGTCCTGGATGGCGTTGAAGGACGCGGTCGCGCAGGCCGTCGCCCTCGAGAAGGAGGAAGTGTGA
- the sufD gene encoding Fe-S cluster assembly protein SufD, whose product MSTEVIAPPKTKSQALRSFHVADFPALTGREEEWRFTPLKRLRGLAAGDLAASAAPKHEYGTLPEGVTVATVSTSDARIGGVLTPFDRISAWAFENAADALVVEIAKETVLAEPFTLRLAGLGAEGAAAAHTYLSVGAYAEATVVLEQTGSVTLADNVEIAVADGAKLTLVTVADWAADAVQAQHIKVKLGRDAKILHVQVSLGGDLVRQFTSVDYTGRGGEAELYGLYFADGAQHIEHRLLVDHSVPDCRSYVGYRGALQGEGAHTVWVGDVLIQDQATGTSTYEVNRNLLLSDGARADSVPNLEIETGEIVGAGHASATGRFDDEQLFYLMARGIPEAEARKLVVRGFFAELLGKIPAEDLRERLGAAIEERLEKAGS is encoded by the coding sequence ATGAGCACCGAAGTTATCGCACCGCCCAAGACCAAGTCGCAGGCGTTGCGCTCGTTCCACGTCGCCGACTTCCCGGCGCTCACCGGTCGCGAGGAGGAGTGGCGCTTCACGCCGCTCAAGCGGCTGCGGGGCCTGGCGGCCGGCGACCTCGCGGCCTCGGCCGCGCCCAAGCACGAGTACGGCACGCTGCCCGAGGGTGTCACCGTCGCCACGGTGTCGACCTCGGACGCCCGGATCGGCGGGGTGCTCACCCCGTTCGACCGGATCAGCGCCTGGGCCTTCGAGAACGCGGCCGACGCGCTGGTGGTCGAGATCGCCAAGGAGACCGTGCTGGCCGAGCCGTTCACGCTGCGGCTGGCCGGTCTCGGCGCCGAGGGCGCGGCGGCGGCGCACACCTACCTGTCGGTGGGGGCGTACGCCGAGGCGACCGTCGTGCTGGAGCAGACCGGCAGCGTCACGCTTGCCGACAACGTCGAGATCGCGGTCGCGGACGGCGCGAAGCTGACCCTGGTCACGGTCGCCGACTGGGCCGCCGACGCGGTGCAGGCGCAGCACATCAAGGTCAAGCTCGGTCGCGACGCGAAGATCCTGCACGTGCAGGTGTCGCTCGGCGGTGACCTGGTGCGCCAGTTCACCAGCGTCGACTACACCGGCCGCGGCGGCGAGGCCGAGCTCTACGGGCTCTACTTCGCCGACGGCGCGCAGCACATCGAGCACCGCCTGCTGGTGGACCACTCGGTGCCGGACTGCCGCTCGTACGTGGGCTACCGCGGCGCGCTGCAGGGCGAGGGCGCGCACACGGTCTGGGTCGGCGACGTGCTGATCCAGGACCAGGCCACCGGCACCAGCACCTACGAGGTCAACCGCAACCTGCTGCTGTCCGACGGGGCGCGGGCCGACTCGGTGCCGAACCTGGAGATCGAGACCGGCGAGATCGTCGGCGCGGGCCACGCCTCGGCGACCGGCCGCTTCGACGACGAGCAACTGTTCTACCTGATGGCCCGGGGCATCCCGGAGGCCGAGGCCCGCAAGCTGGTCGTCCGTGGTTTCTTCGCCGAGCTGCTCGGCAAGATCCCGGCCGAGGACCTGCGCGAGCGCCTCGGGGCGGCGATCGAGGAGCGGCTGGAGAAGGCGGGCTCGTGA
- a CDS encoding ATP-grasp domain-containing protein, with product MVSEAGSTPSGARPRVAIVTCAEIPLLEDDDRLVLPALAALGVDAEPVVWDDPDADWSSYDLVVLRSPWDYAQRHDEFLAWAAGVPRLVNPAETVAWNTDKRYLAELAAAGLPVTPTMFLAPGDPWTPPAGGGEYVIKPAVSAGSRDTGRYGPADTVQAVAHVRRLQAAGRITMVQPYLPAVDSYGETALLYFADPATGRLAYSHAIRKGPMLTGPDEGMETLYKLEEITPRTPTAAERAVGDAVVATLPAGLVYARVDLIPDERGNPLLVELELTEPSVFMLHDAAAATRLAAAITWAL from the coding sequence CTGGTTTCTGAAGCAGGTTCCACCCCCTCCGGCGCCCGTCCTCGCGTCGCGATCGTGACCTGCGCCGAGATCCCGCTGCTGGAGGACGACGACCGGCTGGTGCTGCCCGCGCTGGCGGCCCTGGGCGTCGACGCCGAGCCCGTGGTGTGGGACGACCCCGACGCCGACTGGTCCTCCTACGACCTGGTCGTGCTGCGCTCCCCGTGGGACTACGCCCAGCGCCACGACGAGTTCCTGGCCTGGGCGGCCGGTGTGCCCCGGCTGGTCAACCCGGCCGAGACGGTGGCCTGGAACACCGACAAGCGCTACCTCGCCGAGCTGGCCGCGGCCGGTCTGCCGGTCACCCCGACCATGTTCCTGGCCCCCGGCGACCCGTGGACGCCCCCGGCGGGCGGCGGTGAGTACGTCATCAAGCCCGCGGTGAGCGCCGGCAGCCGCGACACCGGCCGCTACGGCCCCGCCGACACCGTGCAGGCCGTCGCCCACGTACGCCGCCTCCAGGCGGCCGGCCGGATCACCATGGTGCAGCCCTACCTGCCCGCGGTGGACTCCTACGGCGAGACCGCCCTGCTCTACTTCGCGGACCCGGCGACGGGCCGGCTGGCCTACAGCCACGCCATCCGCAAGGGCCCGATGCTGACCGGCCCCGACGAGGGCATGGAGACGCTGTACAAGCTCGAGGAGATCACGCCCCGCACGCCCACCGCCGCGGAGCGCGCCGTGGGCGACGCCGTGGTGGCCACCCTGCCCGCCGGCCTGGTCTACGCCCGCGTCGACCTGATCCCCGACGAACGCGGCAACCCGCTCCTGGTCGAACTGGAACTCACCGAGCCCTCAGTCTTCATGCTCCACGACGCCGCCGCCGCCACCCGCCTGGCCGCCGCCATCACCTGGGCCCTCTAA
- the sufB gene encoding Fe-S cluster assembly protein SufB, with the protein MTEQITTTEDQLAGLGKYEYGWADPDLAGVNARRGLNEAVVRDISEKKSEADWMLDLRLKGLRLFGRKPMPNWGADLSGIDFDNIKYFVRSTEKQAASWEDLPEDIKNTYDKLGIPEAEKQRLVAGVAAQYESEVVYHAIREDLEQQGVLFLDTDTALKEHPELFKEYFGTVIPVGDNKFAALNTAVWSGGSFIYVPPGVNVEIPLQAYFRINTENMGQFERTLIIVDEGAYVHYVEGCTAPIYSSDSLHSAVVEIIVKKNARCRYTTIQNWSNNVYNLVTKRAVCHEGATMEWVDGNIGSKVTMKYPAVFMVGEHAKGEVLSVAMAGEGQHQDAGAKMVHAAPHTSSTIISKSIARGGGRTSYRGLVQVMEGSHHSKSTVKCDALLVDTISRSDTYPYVDIREDDVSMGHEATVSKVSDDQLFYLMSRGLSEDEAMAMIVRGFIEPIAKELPMEYALELNRLIELQMEGAVG; encoded by the coding sequence ATGACCGAGCAGATCACCACGACCGAGGACCAGCTCGCTGGCCTGGGCAAGTACGAGTACGGCTGGGCCGACCCGGACCTGGCCGGCGTGAACGCGCGGCGTGGTCTCAACGAGGCCGTGGTCCGTGACATCTCGGAGAAGAAGAGCGAAGCCGACTGGATGCTCGACCTGCGGCTCAAGGGCCTGCGGCTGTTCGGCCGCAAGCCCATGCCGAACTGGGGCGCGGACCTGTCGGGCATCGACTTCGACAACATCAAGTACTTCGTGCGCTCGACCGAGAAGCAGGCGGCGAGCTGGGAAGACCTGCCCGAGGACATCAAGAACACGTACGACAAGCTGGGCATCCCCGAGGCGGAGAAGCAGCGCCTCGTGGCCGGTGTCGCCGCGCAGTACGAGTCCGAGGTCGTCTACCACGCGATCCGTGAGGACCTGGAGCAGCAGGGTGTGCTGTTCCTGGACACCGACACGGCGCTGAAGGAGCACCCGGAGCTGTTCAAGGAGTACTTCGGCACCGTCATCCCGGTGGGCGACAACAAGTTCGCCGCGCTGAACACGGCGGTGTGGTCGGGCGGCTCCTTCATCTACGTGCCGCCGGGCGTCAACGTGGAGATCCCGCTGCAGGCCTACTTCCGGATCAACACCGAGAACATGGGCCAGTTCGAGCGGACCCTGATCATCGTCGACGAGGGCGCGTACGTGCACTACGTCGAGGGCTGCACCGCGCCGATCTACTCGTCGGACTCGCTGCACAGCGCGGTCGTCGAGATCATCGTGAAGAAGAACGCGCGCTGCCGGTACACCACGATCCAGAACTGGTCGAACAACGTCTACAACCTGGTCACCAAGCGCGCCGTGTGCCACGAGGGCGCGACCATGGAGTGGGTCGACGGCAACATCGGTTCCAAGGTCACCATGAAGTACCCGGCCGTGTTCATGGTCGGCGAGCACGCCAAGGGCGAGGTGCTCTCGGTGGCGATGGCCGGTGAGGGCCAGCACCAGGACGCCGGCGCCAAGATGGTGCACGCGGCTCCGCACACCTCGTCGACGATCATCAGCAAGTCGATCGCCCGGGGCGGCGGCCGCACCTCGTACCGCGGCCTGGTCCAGGTCATGGAGGGCTCGCACCACAGCAAGAGCACGGTCAAGTGCGACGCGCTGCTGGTGGACACCATCTCCCGCTCGGACACCTACCCGTACGTCGACATCCGCGAGGACGACGTGTCCATGGGTCACGAGGCGACCGTCTCCAAGGTGAGCGACGACCAGCTCTTCTACCTGATGAGCCGGGGTCTGTCCGAGGACGAGGCCATGGCGATGATCGTGCGCGGCTTCATCGAGCCCATCGCCAAGGAGCTCCCTATGGAGTACGCGCTGGAACTGAACCGACTGATCGAACTGCAGATGGAAGGCGCCGTCGGCTGA
- a CDS encoding non-heme iron oxygenase ferredoxin subunit: protein MSDFLRACAADEVAKGAAIAVDLAGTPVVVVHAEDDGFYAAYDECSHAAVALSEGEVDGCTLECWLHGSRFDLRTGEPTGLPATEPVPVFPVEVRDGDVYVSMTPSNGVTR from the coding sequence GTGAGCGACTTCCTGAGGGCCTGTGCCGCCGACGAGGTCGCCAAGGGCGCGGCGATCGCGGTGGACCTCGCCGGCACGCCGGTGGTGGTGGTGCACGCGGAGGACGACGGCTTCTACGCCGCGTACGACGAGTGCTCGCACGCCGCCGTGGCGCTGTCCGAGGGCGAGGTCGACGGCTGCACGCTGGAATGCTGGCTGCACGGCTCGCGTTTCGATCTTCGTACCGGTGAGCCGACCGGCCTGCCCGCCACCGAACCCGTACCCGTCTTTCCCGTCGAAGTCCGTGACGGTGATGTCTACGTCAGCATGACGCCAAGCAATGGAGTGACCCGATGA
- a CDS encoding heme o synthase: MARAAQLQQRKARWAMVGAYVSLTKPRIVELLLITTIPAMMLAAEGLPSIWLMLVVLVGGSFAAGAANAINCYIDRDIDPLMGRTSRRPLVTHKISPKSALVFGLTLAVASTLLMAAFTNWLATALTVAAIVYYDVVYTAWLKRTTPHNTFWGGVCGAMPVLIGWAAVTNSLAPAAWLLFGVVFFWQMPHFYALAIRFKDDYAKAGIPMLTVVATPRRVAIESVVYSWLTVAVSLAVWPLGMSSVYGLPALICGGFFILEAHGLYSRTVKGEDVKPMRLFHWSTAYLTIVFVAAAVDVFI, translated from the coding sequence GTGGCCCGTGCCGCGCAGTTGCAGCAGCGCAAGGCCAGATGGGCGATGGTGGGGGCATACGTGTCGCTCACCAAGCCGCGCATCGTCGAGCTGCTGCTCATCACGACGATCCCGGCGATGATGCTGGCCGCCGAGGGCCTGCCCTCGATCTGGCTGATGCTGGTGGTGCTGGTCGGCGGCTCGTTCGCGGCCGGCGCGGCCAACGCGATCAACTGCTACATCGACCGCGACATCGACCCGCTGATGGGCCGCACCTCGCGGCGCCCGCTGGTGACCCACAAGATCTCGCCGAAGTCCGCGCTCGTGTTCGGCCTCACCCTCGCGGTCGCGTCGACCCTGCTGATGGCGGCGTTCACCAACTGGCTGGCCACCGCGCTGACCGTGGCGGCGATCGTCTACTACGACGTGGTCTACACCGCCTGGCTCAAGCGCACCACGCCGCACAACACCTTCTGGGGCGGCGTGTGCGGGGCGATGCCGGTGCTCATCGGCTGGGCCGCGGTGACGAACTCGCTGGCACCGGCGGCCTGGCTGCTGTTCGGCGTCGTCTTCTTCTGGCAGATGCCGCACTTCTACGCGCTGGCCATCCGCTTCAAGGACGACTATGCCAAGGCCGGCATCCCGATGCTGACCGTGGTGGCGACGCCGCGTCGCGTCGCGATCGAATCCGTGGTGTACTCCTGGCTCACGGTGGCCGTGTCGCTGGCGGTCTGGCCGCTGGGCATGTCGTCGGTGTACGGCCTGCCCGCGCTCATCTGCGGCGGTTTCTTCATCCTGGAGGCCCACGGCCTGTACAGCCGCACCGTCAAGGGTGAGGACGTCAAGCCGATGCGGCTGTTCCACTGGTCCACGGCGTACCTCACGATCGTGTTCGTGGCCGCCGCGGTCGACGTGTTCATCTGA
- a CDS encoding COX15/CtaA family protein — protein sequence MPGTRQLLDADTVTRRRLALAGLAGNIGIVITGGAVRLTGSGLGCPTWPKCTEDSYTATEAMGVNGAIEFGNRLLTFVLSAIAIALVVAVWRHARLRRPAVILALGIPGQGVVGGITVLTDLNPYVVGLHFLLSAAMIGGSYLLWQRTVPRPAAEPGAVRLRPLTWALTAASAAVVVIGVVVTGSGPHAGDEKAHRTGLNPEMISQLHVDAVFLMLGLAVACWFAARAVTAAPMARAATILLAVLLAQGAIGFVQYFTHLPAALVGAHMAGACAVWVATLAVVWSTGFDAPGADGSASSLTSDETNRTLVTVR from the coding sequence GTGCCGGGCACCCGGCAACTGCTCGACGCCGATACGGTGACCCGCCGGCGGCTCGCCCTGGCCGGGCTCGCGGGCAACATCGGCATCGTGATCACCGGTGGCGCGGTCCGGCTCACCGGCTCCGGCCTGGGCTGCCCGACCTGGCCCAAGTGCACCGAGGACTCGTACACCGCCACCGAGGCGATGGGGGTCAACGGGGCCATCGAGTTCGGCAACCGGCTGCTCACCTTCGTGCTGTCGGCCATCGCCATCGCGCTCGTGGTGGCCGTGTGGCGGCACGCCCGGCTGCGCCGCCCCGCGGTGATCCTCGCCCTGGGCATCCCCGGGCAGGGTGTGGTGGGCGGCATCACGGTGCTCACCGACCTCAACCCGTACGTGGTCGGCCTGCACTTCCTGCTGTCCGCGGCGATGATCGGCGGCTCGTACCTGCTCTGGCAGCGCACGGTGCCCCGCCCGGCCGCCGAGCCCGGCGCCGTCCGGCTCCGCCCGCTCACCTGGGCGCTGACGGCGGCCTCGGCGGCCGTCGTGGTGATCGGTGTCGTGGTCACCGGCAGCGGCCCGCACGCCGGTGACGAGAAGGCCCACCGCACCGGCCTGAACCCCGAGATGATCTCCCAGCTGCACGTGGACGCCGTCTTCCTCATGCTGGGCCTGGCCGTGGCGTGCTGGTTCGCCGCCCGCGCCGTCACCGCCGCCCCCATGGCCCGCGCCGCGACGATCCTGCTCGCGGTGCTGCTGGCCCAGGGTGCGATCGGCTTCGTGCAGTACTTCACCCACCTGCCCGCGGCGCTGGTCGGCGCGCACATGGCCGGGGCGTGCGCGGTGTGGGTGGCGACGCTGGCCGTGGTCTGGTCGACGGGGTTCGACGCACCCGGGGCTGATGGGAGCGCGTCCAGCCTGACCAGCGACGAAACGAACCGGACATTGGTCACCGTCCGGTAA
- a CDS encoding cysteine desulfurase has product MTAMTIPAGMPQYDDKPRFDVERVRADFPILGREVNGHPLVYLDSGNTSQKPRQVIDAVARYYAEHNANVARSVHTLGTESTEAYEGARAKVAAFINAPSVDEVVFTKNATESLNLVAHAFGPHARDPRFRLGPGDEIVISEMEHHSNIVPWQLLCERTGATLRWFGLTESGRLDESNLDELVNERTKIVSIVHMSNVLGTVNATARITARVREVGALLMLDCSQSVPHLPMDVVDYDVDFIAFTGHKMLAPTGIGVLWGRGELLNAMPPFLGGGSMIETVKMTGSTFAPAPARFEAGTPPIAQAVGLGAAIDYLNAVGMDAVAWHDKELTAYALDALDSVPGLRIYGPKVPVGRGATISFTLDRIHPHDVGQVLDSLGVQVRVGHHCAKPICDRFSVPALTRASFYLYTTTDEVDALVRGLDQVRKVFA; this is encoded by the coding sequence ATGACCGCCATGACCATCCCGGCCGGGATGCCGCAGTACGACGACAAGCCGCGCTTCGACGTGGAGCGCGTGCGCGCCGACTTCCCGATCCTGGGCCGGGAGGTCAACGGTCACCCGCTCGTCTACCTCGACAGCGGCAACACCTCGCAGAAGCCGCGCCAGGTCATCGACGCGGTCGCCCGCTACTACGCCGAGCACAACGCCAACGTGGCGCGCTCGGTGCACACGCTGGGCACCGAGTCGACCGAGGCGTACGAGGGCGCGCGGGCCAAGGTCGCCGCGTTCATCAACGCGCCCAGCGTGGACGAGGTGGTGTTCACCAAGAACGCCACCGAGTCGCTGAACCTGGTCGCGCACGCGTTCGGCCCGCACGCGCGGGACCCGCGCTTCCGGCTCGGCCCCGGCGACGAGATCGTGATCTCGGAGATGGAGCACCACTCCAACATCGTGCCGTGGCAGCTGCTCTGCGAGCGCACCGGCGCGACGCTGCGGTGGTTCGGCCTCACCGAGTCCGGCCGCCTCGACGAGTCGAACCTCGACGAGCTGGTCAACGAGCGTACGAAGATCGTCTCGATCGTGCACATGTCGAACGTGCTCGGCACCGTCAACGCCACCGCGCGGATCACCGCGCGGGTGCGCGAGGTCGGCGCGCTGCTGATGCTCGACTGCTCGCAGTCGGTGCCGCACCTGCCGATGGACGTCGTCGACTACGACGTGGACTTCATCGCGTTCACCGGGCACAAGATGCTGGCCCCGACCGGCATCGGCGTGCTGTGGGGCCGCGGCGAGCTGCTGAACGCCATGCCGCCGTTCCTGGGCGGCGGGTCGATGATCGAGACGGTGAAGATGACCGGCTCGACCTTCGCCCCGGCCCCGGCCCGGTTCGAGGCGGGCACCCCGCCGATCGCGCAGGCGGTCGGGCTGGGCGCGGCGATCGACTACCTGAACGCGGTCGGCATGGACGCGGTGGCCTGGCACGACAAGGAGCTGACGGCGTACGCGCTGGACGCCCTGGACTCCGTGCCCGGCCTGCGCATCTACGGCCCGAAGGTGCCGGTGGGACGCGGCGCGACCATCTCGTTCACGCTGGACAGGATCCACCCGCACGACGTGGGCCAGGTGCTCGACTCGCTCGGTGTGCAGGTGCGGGTCGGCCACCACTGCGCCAAGCCGATCTGCGACCGCTTCTCCGTGCCCGCGCTCACCCGGGCCTCGTTCTACCTCTACACGACGACCGACGAGGTCGACGCGCTCGTGCGCGGCCTGGATCAGGTGCGGAAGGTCTTCGCTTAG
- the sufC gene encoding Fe-S cluster assembly ATPase SufC: protein MSKLEIRDLQVSVKLPEGELKPILHGVTLTVESGQTHAIMGPNGSGKSTLAYSIAGHPKYEITGGTVTLDGQDVLAMTVDERARAGLFLAMQYPVEVPGVSVANFLRTAKTAIDGEAPKLRTWAGELKGSMEKMGMDPAFAQRNVNEGFSGGEKKRHEIVQLELLKPKIAILDETDSGLDVDALRVVSEGVNRVKENSDTGVLLITHYTRILRYIKPDFVHVFVAGRIVEEGGPELADKLEAEGYERYVAGAGAAAVGA from the coding sequence ATGAGCAAGTTGGAGATCCGCGACCTTCAGGTGTCGGTGAAGCTGCCCGAGGGCGAGCTCAAGCCGATCCTGCACGGGGTCACGCTGACCGTGGAGTCGGGCCAGACGCACGCCATCATGGGCCCGAACGGGTCCGGCAAGTCGACCCTGGCCTACTCGATCGCCGGCCACCCGAAGTACGAGATCACCGGTGGCACGGTGACCCTGGACGGCCAGGACGTGCTCGCCATGACCGTGGACGAGCGCGCCCGCGCGGGCCTGTTCCTGGCCATGCAGTACCCGGTCGAGGTCCCCGGCGTGTCGGTGGCGAACTTCCTGCGCACCGCCAAGACCGCGATCGACGGCGAGGCGCCCAAGCTGCGCACCTGGGCCGGCGAGCTGAAGGGCTCGATGGAGAAGATGGGCATGGACCCCGCCTTCGCCCAGCGCAACGTGAACGAGGGCTTCTCCGGCGGTGAGAAGAAGCGGCACGAGATCGTGCAGCTGGAGCTGCTCAAGCCGAAGATCGCGATCCTCGACGAGACCGACTCCGGCCTGGACGTCGACGCGCTGCGCGTCGTCTCCGAGGGCGTGAACCGGGTCAAGGAGAACAGCGACACCGGCGTGCTGCTGATCACCCACTACACCCGGATCCTGCGCTACATCAAGCCCGACTTCGTGCACGTGTTCGTGGCCGGCCGGATCGTCGAAGAGGGCGGCCCGGAGCTGGCGGACAAGCTGGAGGCCGAGGGTTACGAGCGTTACGTGGCGGGCGCCGGCGCGGCCGCTGTGGGCGCCTGA
- a CDS encoding helix-turn-helix transcriptional regulator encodes MKKGGVITEASDRRVGHPATRGRVIELLAQGPATAAALGEELGLSTAGVRRHLDAMYADGLVSSREQVIRGPRGRGRPAKVFSLTDTARDGLGRHAYDGLATAALRWIAERGGEREVAAFAAAQIAALEQRCEAAVRDSGDDPLARAEALAEALTAQGYAASASTIATGGQLCQHHCPVAHVAAEFPQLCEAETEVIGRLVGTHVQRLATIAHGDGVCTTHIPPKVFRPGAPPGGAPAPAGRTELVQIHDGVTMRTDS; translated from the coding sequence GTGAAAAAGGGTGGGGTGATCACAGAGGCATCCGATCGCCGCGTGGGTCATCCTGCCACGCGCGGCCGGGTGATCGAGCTGCTCGCCCAGGGCCCCGCGACCGCGGCGGCGCTGGGGGAGGAACTCGGTCTCAGCACGGCCGGTGTGCGCCGGCACCTCGACGCGATGTACGCCGATGGCCTGGTCAGCTCGCGCGAGCAGGTGATCCGCGGCCCGCGTGGCCGGGGGCGCCCCGCCAAGGTCTTCTCGCTCACCGACACCGCCCGCGACGGGCTCGGCCGGCACGCCTACGACGGGCTGGCCACGGCCGCGCTGCGCTGGATCGCCGAGCGCGGCGGCGAGCGCGAGGTGGCCGCCTTCGCCGCGGCCCAGATCGCGGCGCTGGAGCAGCGCTGCGAGGCCGCGGTACGCGACTCGGGTGACGATCCTCTCGCCCGCGCGGAGGCGCTCGCGGAGGCGCTGACCGCACAGGGATACGCTGCGAGCGCGTCCACGATCGCCACCGGCGGGCAGCTGTGCCAGCACCACTGTCCCGTCGCGCACGTCGCCGCCGAGTTCCCGCAGCTGTGCGAGGCCGAGACCGAGGTGATCGGTCGTCTGGTCGGCACGCACGTGCAGCGGCTCGCGACGATCGCGCACGGCGACGGGGTGTGCACCACACACATACCCCCGAAAGTGTTCCGTCCCGGAGCGCCGCCTGGTGGCGCGCCGGCTCCGGCGGGACGAACCGAGCTTGTTCAGATCCACGATGGCGTCACGATGAGGACGGACTCATGA